TTGCCACATCGCGGCCGAGGTAGGCGCGCTGCACGTCACGATTAACCAGGAGATCCTCGGCAGGACCCTGCAGGATGATTTTCCCGGTTTCGAGGACGTACCCTCTGTCGGCAATTGACAGGGCGGCTTTGGCGTTCTGCTCGATCAGCAGAACCGTATTGCCGTTTTCCCGTAATTTCAGAATAATCTGGAAAATGTTTTTAACGATGAGCGGAGCAAGCCCGGTGGATGGTTCGTCGAGCATGATTAATTGCGGTTTTGCCATAAGCGCGCGGCCCATGGCTAGCATCTGCTGCTCCCCTCCGGACAAGGTTCCAGCCAACTGATTTGCCCGTTCTCGCAATACAGGGAAAATCTCATAAATTTTGCCGAGTTCCTCTTCCACCTCAATTTTCTTTTGCCGGTACTGTACGTATGCGCCGAGGACAAGATTTTCACGGACGGACAGAGTGGCAAAAACCTGTCGTCCTTCGGGAACCAGAGAACAACCGGCAGCGACGATTTTTTCCGGTTTAGTCTGCCTGATGTCATTGCCGAGCAGCATGATCTCGCCGGCAGTGGCCTTTATCATTCCGGCAATGGTGTAGAGCAGTGTCGTTTTGCCGGCACCGTTTGCGCCGATGAGGGTCACGATTTCTCCATGGTCCACATGCATGGAAATGCGTTTTAAAACCCGCAACTTGCCGTAACCTGATTCCAGGTTTTTGATCTTAAGCATCGCCATCACCGAGATAAATATGAATCACTTCCCTGTTCTGCTGAATGGCTGTGGGGATATCCTCGGCTATTTTCTCGCCAAAGCTCAGCACGACGATTTCGTCTGAAATGTCCATGACCAGCGACATATCATGCTCGACAAGTAAAACGGTAATTCCGCGGGAGCGAATCTTGGTTATAAGGCGGGCAATTTCCGCTGTTTCATAGATGTTTAATCCGGCAGCCGGTTCATCGAGAAGCAGCAGCGTCGGTTCGGACGCCAAGGCCCGGGCAAATTCAACCGCACGCTGCTGGCCAAAGGCGAGGCTTGTTGCCTCGATATCGGCAAATTGGCTTATGTCGAGCAGCTCCAGCAGCTCAAGCGCCTTGTCCTTGATATCACTTTCCTCCCGCCATGTTGACGGCAGGGAAAACATGCCGGCCAGGAAGCCTGCGTAACTGCGGGTATGCCGACCAACCATGACATTTTCAAGGGCCGTCAATCCGGGGAACAGTTTGATATTCTGAAACGTTCTCGAGATTCCCTGCGCGGCAATCTGGTATGGCTGCAGGCCATGAATGGCCTTCTGCCGGAAGAAAATAGTGCCGGCTGAAAGGGGAAGACTGGCGGAAATAAGATTGAAAAGGGTGGTCTTGCCGGCGCCGTTCGGGCCGATGACCGATTTGATCATGCCCTGTTCAACATTGAAGCTGACATCCTTGACCGCCTGGAGTCCGCCGAAACGTTTATTGACATTTTGTATTTCGAGAAGTGCCATGGTGAACCGTCAATTCTTGGTTTCAGCGGTTTGATCTGATTTTTTTCTGAAGCGTTGCCACAGGTGCAAGCGCAAAACACCTTCCGGAGCAAAAAGCATGATAATGATCAGGATTGCCCCAAAAAAAGCATCATCGTAAGAACCGAACATGCCGCGCAAAGAAAGGAAATTCAGCAGTGCGGCCATGATGAGCGCGCCCCACAGATTCGCCATGCCGCCGATGGCGACAATGGCGACATAGCGGACGGACTTCATGATGCCGGCTTCCGATGGGCCGATACCGCCATTGTAATGGGTGAGCAGTATGCCGGCAAGAGCGGCAAAAACAGCGCTCAAAACAAAGGTGAAAAGCTTGTAGCGGCTGGTATTGACCCCCATGGCGTTTGCCGCCTCCTCGGAACCGTGAATAGCCCGCAAAGCGCGACCGACCCGGGAATTGATTAGGTTCTGCAGCAGGATGAAGCCGAGAAGCAGCACGCCACAGGCAATGTAATAATTTTCGACACGGTTATTGAAATCACCGTTGATTGTCAGTCCGGGCAAAAGGGGGAAACCGGGCACGGAGGAGAGACCGTCGGCCTCGCCGAAAATTTCCGTGGCAAGCACGATACGATAAATAATGATGCCGAATCCCAAGGTGGCCATGGCGAGATAATGACCTTTGAGCTTCAATACCGGAATGCCGATCAAAAATGCGATAACAACGGTCAGCAGGATTGCGATCAGGCAGGCGGGCCAAGGGTGAACGTAAAGAAGCGATTCCCCGTAGAGGCTCTTTGTCTGCACCAGCAGCCCCCTTTCCGCCAGCAAGGCAAGAAACCGGTTGCCGTTTTGCAGATACGGGGCCAGGTTGTACGTGGTCAGCACGGCTGAGGTGTAACCGCCGATGGCAAAAAAACCGGCATGGCCGAGGGATATCTGGCCGGCATAACCCATGACCAGGCAAAGGCCGATGATGACCAGCGAGTAATAGGCGGTCATGGTCATCTGGGTCAGATAAAATGTTGTTTCGGTAACCTGGGTGAGCAGCTGCAGGCCGATCAGCACGAGCAGGAGAATGATGATGGGGAGACGATTTCCGGTCTTCATCAGAATTCCTTCAATCCGGCCGCTTCCTTGCTGCCGAAAAGTCCATGCGGCCGGGCAAAGAGGATAACGAGCAGGATCGCGATGGAAATTGCGTCCTGAAAGGCCAGCGGCACAACCCCGACACTGAATGCCTCGATAATTCCGAGCAGCAGTCCCGCGCTCACCGCCGCCATGCTGTTGCCGAGCCCGCCAAGTACAGCCACGGTGAAACCCTTGATGGCGAGTCCGGTGCCGCTGTCATATTGGGTGTAGGTGATCGGTGAAACAACACAGCCGGCCAGGGCACCGATTCCGGCGCTCAGCACAAAGGACAGGGTCACCATATTTTTTGTATTGATGCCGCAGAGGGTTGCAGCCAGACGGTTGGCGGCGCAGGCCCGCATTTCCTGGCCAAGGGAGGTAAATTTGAAAAAAAGACTGAGCAGCGCGACTATTACCGCGCAAACCCCGGTCACCCACAGGACCTGGGGAGAAACATTGGTGCCGAGAAGGACAAATGAAGAAATTTCATTGCCGTTGAAGTAGGGCAGGGAACGCACTCCGTCACCCCAGACATGCAAGGCGACTTCCCGGATAAGAATGGACAGGCCGATGGTGATAATAATCATGCGCAGCACGGACGGGGTTTTCAGCCAGCGGATAAAAATTATTTCGATCAGGGCGCCGATGATCATGGTGCAGAGAACCGCCAGACCAATGGCCGCCGGCAGGGGAAGCAGGGAGTGAAAGGAGATGGCAAGCATTCCGCCGAGCATGACAAATTCGCCCTGGGCAAAGTTGATAATGCCGGTGGTGTTGTAAATGATATTAAAACCTATGGCGACAATAGCATAGATGCTGCCATAGGTTATACCGGCAAACAGATATTGAAAAAAGAGTTCCGAGGTCATGGTTGCATGGCGATGTGTAAAAAAACGTCAGTAGGCAGCAGGCGGACAAAAGGGGGCGCGTGATGCGGGCCCCCTTTTGTAATCACGGGATGTGCGTTCTTATTTGTTGTAAAGAACGAATTTGCCGTCCTTGACGGTCATCATGGCAAAGGAATCCATATCAAGACCGTTGTGGTCTGCCGCACTGAAGTTGAAAACGCCGCCGGTGCCGACAAAACCCTTCATGTTCTCAATGGCGTCACGGACCTTTTCGCTGTCGGTGGTGCCGGCTGCCTTGATGGCATTAACGAGAATCATCATGGCGTCATAACCGTGGCCGCCGAAGGTGCTGGCGGTTTCCTTGAATTTTGCTTCATACTCATCACGGTATTGCACCAGAACGTTTTTCTGGGGGTGATCAGCAGGGAGGGCGTCGGCAACGAGCAGCCGCCCGGCCGGGAAGATGACGCCCTCGGCAGCAGCTCCGGCCGCTTCAACATATTTGATATTGCCGAAACCATGGCTCTGGAAAACGGGAACGTCCCAGCCGGCCTGACGGATATTCTTGACGACAATGGCCTGGGCGGGAACAACCGACCAGTTGATGACGGCCTGCACATTTTTGTCCGCCTTTATTTTCGCCACAACGGCGGAAAGATCGGTCGCCTTGCTGTCGTAGACTTCGGCTGCGACGATCTCAATCTTGAATTCCGGGGCAATGGCCAGGAGCTGCTCCTTGCCCGCTTTGCCGAAACCGGTGTTGTCGGTCAGGACGGCAACCTTGCTGATGCCCATTTTGTTCATTTCCATGAAAATCATTTTGGCGGCAAAGCTGTCTTTCTGGGGGGTCTTGAAAACGTATTTGGCAACCGGATTGACGATAACCTCGGCAGCGGCGCAGGACAGCATGATGGTTTTGCCTTCCTCGCATACCTGCTTGATGTTCATGGTTTCGCCGCTGGTGGAAGGCCCGATGATGGCCAGCACCTTCTCCTCTTCAATGAGCTGTTTGGCAAAGGAGATCGCCTTTTCCGGCGTTCCGGCGGAATCCTTGATGATGAGTTCGATGGTGTCGCCGTTGATGCCGCCCTGGGCATTGATCTGATCCGCCATCATCCGCACGGTCCTGGCTTCGGGACCGCCAAGGAAGGATGCGCCGCCGGTTTCAGCCAGGATGGCGCCGATCTTGATGGTTTTCGCCTGGGCAGGGGAAGGCAGGGCGGCAAAAAGGGTCACTGCCCACAACGCAAGAAGGGTAACGGTTGAAAGAAGAATTCGTTTCATTTTTGTCTCCTTGTTCAATTAGTAATGTGCCAGTTATATGGCGTAAACCTCTTCACCGGACAACAGGCGGACACCGGATTTGACCAGGGCATTGATGGCTTCGTCAAGTTTTTCGAAACGGAAAATAATCAGACCTGTTTCGCCGCTTTTTTGCGTAAAGGCGTACATATATTCGATATTTATTTCGCTCTTTTTCAGGGTCTGCAGAACACCGGCGAGGCCACCCGGCTTATCGGCCACTTCGACGACGATGACCTCGGTGGTGCCGACGGTAAAGCCTTTTTCCTTCAGGACCTTGCGTGCGTTTTCCGTATCGTTGACGATGAGACGAAGAATGCCGAAATCAGCAGTGTCGGCAAGCGACATGGCCCGGATGTTGATCCCTTTTTCCGCCAGAATGGAGGTGATTTCCGCCAGTCTGCCGGATTTGTTTTCCAGAAAAATTGCAATTTGTTCGACTTTCATAACATTACCTCGCTCTTTGGAGATGAATCATTCCGCAAAAAAATGATGATCCGAATCAGATCTTACGGTTGTCGATGACCCTCTTTGCCTTTCCCTCGCTGCGCTGGATGGTTTTTGGTTCAACCAGCTTAACCTTGCAGCTCACTCCCAGCAGATCCTTGATTTCGTGCTGGATCTTCTTGGCAAGTCCCTCCAGCTGTTTCACTTCGTCGGAAAAGACGGTATCGCTGACCTCCACCTGGACCTCCAGGGTGTCCATGGAGCCCTCCCTGTTGACAATGATCTGATAGTGGGGTTCAACGCCCTTGATGCTGATCAGGACATGTTCGATCTGGGACGGGAAAACATTGACCCCGCGGATGATCAGCATGTCGTCGGAGCGGCCGGTGACCTTTTCCATGCGAAAGAAGGTGCGGCCGCAGGCGCAGGGATTGGTGATCAGTCGGGAAAAATCCTTGGTGCGGTAGCGGATGACAGGGAAGGCCTCCTTGGTCAGGGTGGTGAAAACCAGTTCCCCTTTTTCACCGAGGGGCAGGGGCTCAAAGGTCTCCGGATGGACGATTTCCGGTAGAAAATGGTCCTCCATCACATGCAGGCCCTTTTGTTCCTCCGCGCATTCGATGGCCACGCCCGGCCCGATGATTTCGCTTAAGCCGTAGATGTCGATGGCCTTGATGCCCAGTTTCTTCTCAATCTCCTCCCGCATGTTTTCGCTCCATGGTTCGGCGCCGAAAACACCGACCTTCAGCGCCATTTCCTTGGGATCGATTCCCATGTCGGTCATGGCCTCGGCCAGGTTCAAGGCATAGGAAGGGGTGCAGAGCAGCACGGTGGAACCGAAGTCACGCATCAGCATGATCTGGCGTTTGGTATTGCCGCCGGAGATCGGCACAACGGTGGCGCCGAGGTTTTCCGCGCCGTAATGGGCACCGAGGCCGCCGGTGAAAAGCCCGTAGCCGTATGCGTTATGGATGATGTCCTTCGGGGTGGCGCCGGCCGCGGTCAGGCAGCGGGCCATGAGTTCCGCCCAGATGGCGATATCCCGTTTGGTATAGCCGACAACAGTGGGCTGGCCGGTGGTGCCGGAAGAGGCGTGGATGCGCACCACCCGCTCCAGCGGCACGGTGAAGAGGCCGAAGGGATAGTTTTTGCGCAGGTCTTCCTTGGTGGTAAAGGGCAGTTTGCTGATATCCGCCAGGGTCTTGATGTCGCCGGGCAGAACACCTGCTTCATCCATTTTTCCCCGGTAATAGGGGACCGTGGCATAGACCCGTTCAATCTGCGCCCGCAGCCTTTTCAGTTGCAGGGCTTCCAGGGCCTCGCGCGGCAGAGTTTCATATTCTTCGTTAAATAGCATGTTCCTCCTCCATATCCCTCTGCAAGTTGTGACTCAGGCCGTGATTTTTCGTCCCTCTTGAAAGGCCGCGATATTTTCGTCAAGCTTTCTGGGGATTCTTTTTTTCAAAACATCGAGAAAA
This region of Desulfobulbaceae bacterium DB1 genomic DNA includes:
- the livF gene encoding branched-chain amino acid ABC transporter ATP-binding protein (with LivGHMJ and LivGHMK is part of the high-affinity branched-chain amino acid transport system; LivFGHMK is specific for the transport of leucine, while LivFGHMJ is a transporter for leucine, isoleucine, and valine) codes for the protein MLKIKNLESGYGKLRVLKRISMHVDHGEIVTLIGANGAGKTTLLYTIAGMIKATAGEIMLLGNDIRQTKPEKIVAAGCSLVPEGRQVFATLSVRENLVLGAYVQYRQKKIEVEEELGKIYEIFPVLRERANQLAGTLSGGEQQMLAMGRALMAKPQLIMLDEPSTGLAPLIVKNIFQIILKLRENGNTVLLIEQNAKAALSIADRGYVLETGKIILQGPAEDLLVNRDVQRAYLGRDVASEGSTCDFD
- the livG gene encoding high-affinity branched-chain amino acid ABC transporter ATP-binding protein LivG (Part of the ABC transporter complexes LivFGHMJ and LivFGHMK involved in the high-affinity transport of branched-chain amino acids; LivFGHMK is specific for the transport of leucine, while LivFGHMJ is a transporter for leucine, isoleucine, and valine), with protein sequence MALLEIQNVNKRFGGLQAVKDVSFNVEQGMIKSVIGPNGAGKTTLFNLISASLPLSAGTIFFRQKAIHGLQPYQIAAQGISRTFQNIKLFPGLTALENVMVGRHTRSYAGFLAGMFSLPSTWREESDIKDKALELLELLDISQFADIEATSLAFGQQRAVEFARALASEPTLLLLDEPAAGLNIYETAEIARLITKIRSRGITVLLVEHDMSLVMDISDEIVVLSFGEKIAEDIPTAIQQNREVIHIYLGDGDA
- a CDS encoding branched-chain amino acid ABC transporter permease; this encodes MKTGNRLPIIILLLVLIGLQLLTQVTETTFYLTQMTMTAYYSLVIIGLCLVMGYAGQISLGHAGFFAIGGYTSAVLTTYNLAPYLQNGNRFLALLAERGLLVQTKSLYGESLLYVHPWPACLIAILLTVVIAFLIGIPVLKLKGHYLAMATLGFGIIIYRIVLATEIFGEADGLSSVPGFPLLPGLTINGDFNNRVENYYIACGVLLLGFILLQNLINSRVGRALRAIHGSEEAANAMGVNTSRYKLFTFVLSAVFAALAGILLTHYNGGIGPSEAGIMKSVRYVAIVAIGGMANLWGALIMAALLNFLSLRGMFGSYDDAFFGAILIIIMLFAPEGVLRLHLWQRFRKKSDQTAETKN
- a CDS encoding branched-chain amino acid ABC transporter permease, with amino-acid sequence MTSELFFQYLFAGITYGSIYAIVAIGFNIIYNTTGIINFAQGEFVMLGGMLAISFHSLLPLPAAIGLAVLCTMIIGALIEIIFIRWLKTPSVLRMIIITIGLSILIREVALHVWGDGVRSLPYFNGNEISSFVLLGTNVSPQVLWVTGVCAVIVALLSLFFKFTSLGQEMRACAANRLAATLCGINTKNMVTLSFVLSAGIGALAGCVVSPITYTQYDSGTGLAIKGFTVAVLGGLGNSMAAVSAGLLLGIIEAFSVGVVPLAFQDAISIAILLVILFARPHGLFGSKEAAGLKEF
- a CDS encoding branched-chain amino acid ABC transporter substrate-binding protein; its protein translation is MKRILLSTVTLLALWAVTLFAALPSPAQAKTIKIGAILAETGGASFLGGPEARTVRMMADQINAQGGINGDTIELIIKDSAGTPEKAISFAKQLIEEEKVLAIIGPSTSGETMNIKQVCEEGKTIMLSCAAAEVIVNPVAKYVFKTPQKDSFAAKMIFMEMNKMGISKVAVLTDNTGFGKAGKEQLLAIAPEFKIEIVAAEVYDSKATDLSAVVAKIKADKNVQAVINWSVVPAQAIVVKNIRQAGWDVPVFQSHGFGNIKYVEAAGAAAEGVIFPAGRLLVADALPADHPQKNVLVQYRDEYEAKFKETASTFGGHGYDAMMILVNAIKAAGTTDSEKVRDAIENMKGFVGTGGVFNFSAADHNGLDMDSFAMMTVKDGKFVLYNK
- a CDS encoding amino acid-binding protein, coding for MKVEQIAIFLENKSGRLAEITSILAEKGINIRAMSLADTADFGILRLIVNDTENARKVLKEKGFTVGTTEVIVVEVADKPGGLAGVLQTLKKSEINIEYMYAFTQKSGETGLIIFRFEKLDEAINALVKSGVRLLSGEEVYAI
- a CDS encoding phenylacetate--CoA ligase, translated to MLFNEEYETLPREALEALQLKRLRAQIERVYATVPYYRGKMDEAGVLPGDIKTLADISKLPFTTKEDLRKNYPFGLFTVPLERVVRIHASSGTTGQPTVVGYTKRDIAIWAELMARCLTAAGATPKDIIHNAYGYGLFTGGLGAHYGAENLGATVVPISGGNTKRQIMLMRDFGSTVLLCTPSYALNLAEAMTDMGIDPKEMALKVGVFGAEPWSENMREEIEKKLGIKAIDIYGLSEIIGPGVAIECAEEQKGLHVMEDHFLPEIVHPETFEPLPLGEKGELVFTTLTKEAFPVIRYRTKDFSRLITNPCACGRTFFRMEKVTGRSDDMLIIRGVNVFPSQIEHVLISIKGVEPHYQIIVNREGSMDTLEVQVEVSDTVFSDEVKQLEGLAKKIQHEIKDLLGVSCKVKLVEPKTIQRSEGKAKRVIDNRKI